Proteins found in one Lutimonas zeaxanthinifaciens genomic segment:
- the pxpB gene encoding 5-oxoprolinase subunit PxpB, with product MNKYKLKYKPLGSIAVLVEWPKSIEPDILKNISIFRYKIELDMGEYVLENVPAYNSLTVFFDTTKTKYSSVVTDLKEIYESKDQKLITANKIWKIPVCYDEKFGLDLNLISKEKKLTKDKIIALHSEALYDVYFIGFLPGFLYLGGLPQKLEFPRKKRPRLKINEGDVAIAGSQAGVYPRSSPGGWNILGNSPIRFFDPDNFPPCFAVAGDKVKFIPIDLKTHAKIKKEVDSGKYSLDSEIHG from the coding sequence TTGAATAAATATAAGTTAAAATATAAGCCTTTAGGAAGTATTGCGGTGCTGGTGGAATGGCCAAAATCTATAGAGCCCGATATTCTAAAGAATATCAGTATTTTCAGGTATAAGATAGAGCTGGATATGGGGGAATATGTGTTGGAAAATGTCCCTGCATATAACTCATTGACCGTTTTTTTTGATACCACAAAGACCAAGTATTCTTCTGTTGTAACTGATTTGAAGGAAATTTATGAATCCAAGGACCAGAAACTGATCACAGCAAACAAGATATGGAAGATTCCTGTTTGCTATGATGAGAAATTCGGTCTGGACCTGAATTTGATCAGCAAAGAGAAGAAGTTAACCAAAGATAAAATAATAGCCTTGCACAGTGAGGCACTCTATGATGTTTACTTCATTGGCTTTCTTCCGGGGTTCTTGTATTTGGGAGGTTTACCTCAGAAGCTGGAGTTTCCGAGGAAAAAAAGACCGCGTTTGAAAATAAATGAAGGGGATGTGGCCATTGCCGGATCTCAGGCCGGGGTGTATCCAAGATCTAGTCCAGGAGGCTGGAACATATTGGGAAATTCACCTATTCGTTTTTTCGACCCTGATAATTTCCCCCCTTGTTTTGCAGTAGCAGGAGATAAGGTGAAATTTATTCCCATAGATTTAAAAACACATGCTAAAATTAAAAAAGAAGTAGATTCCGGTAAATACAGTCTGGATAGCGAAATTCATGGATAA